A section of the Methanosarcinales archaeon genome encodes:
- a CDS encoding CooT family nickel-binding protein — protein MCELNVNMVEGTNTITLMEDVVRLVVNNNNEITITGMLGETLTVQGKIMHVDLTKQEALIRKID, from the coding sequence ATGTGTGAACTAAATGTCAATATGGTTGAAGGGACCAATACAATAACATTAATGGAAGATGTTGTGCGCCTTGTGGTTAATAATAATAATGAAATAACGATCACAGGCATGTTAGGAGAAACCCTTACAGTCCAGGGGAAAATAATGCACGTAGATCTTACAAAACAGGAAGCATTGATCCGGAAGATAGATTAG